A single Kribbella aluminosa DNA region contains:
- a CDS encoding twin-arginine translocase TatA/TatE family subunit, giving the protein MISQLEMPRGEEWIVILVVVILLFGPTKLPGLVRQLGKAKKVWDQELSPSRDRHKTLDTPDQTTSQTTPAPGQNADAQPSTPTQPGQ; this is encoded by the coding sequence GTGATCAGCCAGCTCGAGATGCCCCGCGGCGAGGAGTGGATCGTCATCCTCGTCGTCGTCATTCTGCTCTTCGGACCGACCAAACTCCCCGGCCTGGTCCGCCAACTCGGCAAGGCGAAAAAGGTCTGGGACCAGGAACTCAGCCCAAGCCGCGACCGGCACAAGACCCTGGACACCCCCGATCAGACCACCTCCCAAACAACCCCGGCCCCCGGCCAGAACGCCGACGCCCAGCCGAGCACCCCGACCCAACCCGGCCAGTAG
- a CDS encoding undecaprenyl-diphosphate phosphatase, with translation MTAPRTFHQQSVLQAAVVGLVQGLTEFLPVSSSAHLRVTSALLHWPDPGAAFTAVTQRRTEAAVLVYFRREIAGVVAAWTTSLFRPERRSDPLAKLGWFIILGSVPISVLGLLLQNVIETAFRDLWLIGAALIVFGLVLGAADRVARKDQATV, from the coding sequence TTGACGGCCCCGCGCACCTTTCATCAGCAGTCGGTGCTCCAGGCCGCCGTAGTCGGGCTCGTCCAAGGCCTGACCGAGTTTCTCCCCGTGTCGTCCAGCGCGCACCTTCGGGTCACGTCGGCGCTGCTGCACTGGCCCGATCCCGGCGCAGCTTTCACCGCCGTCACCCAACGGCGGACCGAGGCGGCCGTCCTGGTCTACTTCCGCCGCGAGATCGCCGGCGTCGTCGCGGCCTGGACGACGTCGCTGTTCCGGCCCGAGCGGCGCAGCGATCCGCTGGCCAAGCTCGGGTGGTTCATCATCCTCGGCAGCGTACCCATCAGCGTGCTCGGCCTGCTGCTCCAGAACGTCATCGAAACCGCGTTCCGCGACCTGTGGCTGATCGGCGCCGCGCTCATCGTGTTCGGCCTCGTCCTCGGCGCAGCCGACCGGGTGGCACGCAAAGACCAGGCAACTGTCTGA
- a CDS encoding amino acid-binding protein: protein MDSLRTTLTGGTACDVCGRLPHPRRLRLTLAKLVAVAPVELALHAVVLAAHPPYLISVAVLASVTTALVIWVVEPSTMRLLRSWLHAPTVRPRQGVGTLWRIRVTLDDRAGSLEGVTRRLAVLEANILGLHVHPIGDGVRDELVVSAPDGVAAADLEAAVGAGGGREVHVWPTTALALVDGQTKALSLSARVVVDPAELPHAVAELLGAQLVTDRAALAGQLPGDVLKVPSPWTGLFVFSRPGEPFTPAESARAHRLAELAEAAQTISR from the coding sequence ATGGATTCGTTGCGTACGACGCTCACCGGCGGGACGGCGTGTGACGTGTGTGGGCGGCTGCCACATCCGCGGCGTCTGCGTCTGACGCTGGCGAAACTGGTCGCGGTGGCGCCGGTGGAGTTGGCTCTGCATGCGGTGGTGCTGGCCGCGCATCCGCCGTACCTGATCTCGGTTGCGGTGCTGGCGAGTGTGACGACGGCGTTGGTGATCTGGGTGGTCGAGCCGTCGACGATGCGGTTGTTGCGGTCCTGGCTGCATGCCCCGACGGTCCGGCCGCGGCAGGGGGTTGGGACGTTGTGGCGGATTCGGGTGACGCTTGATGACCGGGCGGGGTCGTTGGAGGGCGTGACTCGGCGGCTTGCGGTGCTTGAGGCGAACATCTTGGGGTTGCATGTTCACCCGATCGGCGACGGCGTACGGGATGAGTTGGTGGTGTCGGCGCCGGACGGGGTCGCGGCGGCGGATTTGGAGGCCGCGGTCGGGGCGGGTGGTGGGCGTGAGGTGCATGTGTGGCCGACGACGGCGTTGGCGTTGGTGGATGGTCAGACGAAGGCGTTGAGTTTGTCGGCGCGGGTGGTTGTGGATCCGGCTGAGCTGCCGCATGCGGTTGCGGAGTTGCTGGGTGCGCAGTTGGTGACCGATCGTGCGGCGCTGGCCGGTCAGTTGCCCGGTGATGTGTTGAAGGTGCCGTCGCCGTGGACGGGCCTGTTCGTGTTCAGCCGTCCTGGAGAGCCGTTCACCCCGGCTGAGTCGGCGCGGGCACACCGCCTCGCCGAACTGGCTGAAGCAGCACAGACGATCAGCCGCTGA
- a CDS encoding glycoside hydrolase family 36 protein, producing MTDLLRWSTPDLALTFALDDGPVRLVAVRETGQPTGGEPDPSQPLVEVSAVGHGHSSNRQAGTVLGQQLRYVRHDETPNTLRIVQEEPATGLRVTSVFEARAGVRAWTEASITGPGSLELTFLSSLVVGLASIDAELHSAANSWMAENRWSKRLLRDVLADIVSDSHQHVARSRHAVTGTNSWSTGEQLPIGVLVDRRTPYALGWQIEHNGPWHYELGETRRGGYLLLSGPTDHEHQWSVDVTADKPFTTVPVSLVAGTDAGGVFAALTRQRRAIRNRRPADDRMPVIFNDYMNTLLGDPTTEKLLPLIDAAADVGADYFCIDAGWYAEGDWWNTVGAWQPSTTRFPNGLAEVINRIHRHRMVPGLWLEPEVIGVRSPIAGELPDDAFLTRHGKRVAENGRYLLDLRSPAARGHLDSTVDKLIDEFGIGFFKFDNNSMTGPGTDKGGTSLGHGLLEHNRALLDWLDGLQTRHPDLLIENCASGAMRMDYAMLSRLHLQSTSDQEHPLLYAPISAAAPAAVLPEQAGHWAYPISGTTREEFTFALVNGIPGRLYLSGHLNRMAPAELELIRSALAAHRVILDDLDTLVPAWPLGLPTWTDEWIALSLNSPGTSYLTLWHRAPGPSTITLPLSRASVDPLFPAADNDWTYTWTADGLSVTTTTPEPSARVLRLTRTGDRT from the coding sequence GTGACCGACCTGCTGCGCTGGAGTACGCCTGACCTCGCCTTGACGTTCGCCCTCGACGACGGACCCGTCCGGCTTGTCGCCGTCCGCGAGACCGGACAGCCGACGGGTGGCGAGCCTGATCCGAGCCAGCCCTTGGTGGAGGTCTCCGCAGTGGGCCACGGTCATTCCAGCAACCGCCAGGCCGGCACCGTCCTCGGACAGCAGTTGCGGTACGTACGGCACGACGAGACACCGAACACGCTGCGGATCGTCCAGGAAGAACCGGCCACGGGTCTCCGCGTCACCAGCGTGTTCGAAGCGCGCGCCGGCGTACGCGCCTGGACCGAGGCGTCGATCACCGGGCCGGGCTCGCTGGAACTCACGTTCCTGTCGTCTCTGGTGGTCGGTCTCGCGTCGATCGACGCCGAACTGCACTCCGCCGCCAACAGCTGGATGGCGGAGAACCGGTGGTCGAAGCGTCTGCTCCGGGACGTGCTGGCCGACATCGTCAGCGACTCGCACCAGCACGTCGCGAGAAGCCGGCACGCGGTGACCGGTACAAACTCGTGGTCCACCGGAGAACAGCTGCCCATCGGCGTCCTGGTCGACCGGCGTACGCCGTACGCCCTGGGCTGGCAGATCGAGCACAACGGCCCGTGGCACTACGAGCTCGGTGAGACCCGACGCGGCGGCTACCTGCTGCTGAGCGGACCGACCGACCACGAACACCAGTGGAGCGTCGACGTCACCGCCGACAAGCCGTTCACGACCGTTCCGGTCTCGCTCGTCGCGGGGACCGACGCCGGCGGTGTGTTCGCGGCGCTCACGCGTCAGCGCCGCGCGATCCGGAACCGGCGGCCGGCCGACGACCGGATGCCGGTCATCTTCAACGACTACATGAACACGTTGCTGGGCGACCCGACGACCGAGAAGCTCCTGCCGCTGATCGACGCCGCGGCCGACGTCGGCGCGGACTACTTCTGCATCGACGCCGGCTGGTACGCCGAAGGCGACTGGTGGAACACCGTCGGCGCCTGGCAACCGTCGACGACGCGGTTCCCGAACGGGCTCGCCGAAGTGATCAACCGGATCCACCGGCACCGAATGGTGCCCGGGCTCTGGCTCGAACCCGAAGTCATCGGCGTCCGGTCGCCGATCGCCGGAGAACTGCCCGACGACGCGTTCCTCACCCGTCACGGCAAGCGCGTCGCCGAGAACGGCCGCTACCTGCTCGACCTACGCAGCCCGGCCGCCCGCGGGCACCTCGACAGCACCGTCGACAAACTGATCGACGAGTTCGGCATCGGCTTCTTCAAGTTCGACAACAACTCGATGACCGGCCCCGGCACCGACAAGGGCGGTACGTCGCTCGGCCACGGGCTGCTGGAACACAACCGGGCCCTGCTCGACTGGCTCGACGGCCTCCAGACCCGCCACCCCGACCTGCTGATCGAGAACTGTGCCTCCGGCGCGATGCGGATGGACTACGCCATGCTGTCCCGCCTGCACCTGCAATCGACCTCGGACCAGGAACATCCGTTGCTCTACGCACCGATCTCCGCCGCGGCACCGGCCGCCGTACTCCCCGAGCAGGCCGGCCACTGGGCGTACCCGATCAGCGGAACCACCCGCGAGGAGTTCACGTTCGCCCTCGTCAACGGCATCCCCGGCCGCCTCTACCTGTCCGGCCACCTCAACCGGATGGCGCCGGCCGAGCTCGAGCTGATCCGGTCCGCCCTGGCCGCGCACCGCGTCATCCTCGACGATCTCGACACGCTCGTCCCCGCCTGGCCACTCGGACTGCCGACCTGGACCGACGAGTGGATCGCCCTCTCCCTGAACAGCCCCGGCACCTCGTACCTCACCCTCTGGCACCGCGCACCCGGCCCGTCCACCATCACGCTCCCGCTCTCCCGGGCGAGCGTCGATCCGCTCTTCCCGGCAGCGGACAACGACTGGACCTACACCTGGACAGCCGACGGACTCAGCGTAACCACCACGACCCCCGAACCCTCCGCCCGCGTCCTGCGCCTGACCCGCACCGGCGACCGAACGTGA
- a CDS encoding FadR/GntR family transcriptional regulator, with amino-acid sequence MSPGQPRSAGASQTDVVVQSIRQMIIEGRLRPGDRLPIERDLAAALGVSRNPLREGVRALSIMGVLETRQGDGTYVTKLDPSMLLAPMGFVVDLQDGTGTHHLHVVRRILETEGAALAARDIGSEKLAAADDLLRRNEAELALPDPDHETVIENDIAFHRIIAEAAGNPVLSALVDALGGRTMRDRLRRSIAEPGADQTAHREHLSILAALTSHDPDRARTLMAAHLFTVEDYLLEHRPTTN; translated from the coding sequence ATGAGCCCGGGACAGCCCCGCAGCGCCGGTGCGTCGCAGACCGACGTGGTGGTGCAGAGCATCCGGCAGATGATCATCGAGGGCCGGCTCCGGCCAGGTGATCGGCTGCCGATCGAAAGAGACCTCGCCGCGGCCCTCGGCGTCTCCAGGAATCCACTGCGCGAAGGCGTTCGGGCGCTGTCGATCATGGGCGTCCTGGAGACCCGGCAGGGCGACGGTACCTACGTCACCAAGCTCGATCCGTCCATGCTGCTCGCCCCGATGGGCTTCGTCGTCGACCTCCAGGACGGTACCGGAACCCACCACCTGCACGTCGTACGGCGGATCCTGGAGACCGAGGGCGCGGCGTTGGCGGCGCGCGACATCGGCAGCGAGAAGCTGGCCGCCGCGGACGATCTGCTGCGCCGCAACGAGGCCGAGCTCGCGCTCCCGGATCCCGATCACGAGACCGTCATCGAGAACGACATCGCCTTCCACCGCATCATCGCCGAAGCGGCCGGCAACCCCGTACTGTCCGCACTCGTCGACGCCCTCGGCGGACGCACGATGCGGGACCGGCTCCGCCGATCCATCGCCGAGCCCGGCGCCGACCAGACCGCGCATCGCGAACACCTCTCGATCCTCGCCGCCCTCACCAGCCACGACCCCGATCGCGCACGGACCCTGATGGCCGCGCACCTGTTCACCGTCGAGGACTACCTCCTCGAGCATCGCCCCACGACGAATTGA
- a CDS encoding L-fuconate dehydratase, whose protein sequence is MPRITSVEVVDVRFPTSLTGDGSDAMNKDGDYSAAYVVLHTDDPSLSGYGFTFTIGRGNDLCVAAAAQRAEPLVGRDVDLLCDDLGAVYRELQSDTQLRWLGPDKGVIHLALAAVMNALWDLAARGAGLPLWRLLSEMSPEQLVRAADLRYLSDVLTPEQAVTMLAAREGGRKQRIEELEATGYPCYTTSAGWLGYSDAKLRRLCEEAVADGYKHVKLKVGADLDDDIRRCRIAREVLGPDGNLMIDANQVWDVPEAIDWVQALAEFEPLWIEEPTSPDDILGHAAIRKAVAPIGVASGEHGMNRVLFKQMFQAGALDYCQLDAARLGSVNEVLAVYLLAASFDVPVCPHAGGVGLCELVQHLAIFDYVAVSGSLDRRVTEYVDHLHEHFVEPCVVRNGAYVLPDAPGYSAEMYRASLETYSFPDGSYWAPRLAGERP, encoded by the coding sequence ATGCCACGCATCACCTCGGTGGAGGTTGTCGACGTCCGCTTCCCGACCTCGCTCACCGGCGACGGTTCGGACGCGATGAACAAGGACGGTGACTACTCGGCGGCGTACGTCGTCCTGCACACCGATGACCCGTCCTTGTCCGGGTACGGCTTCACGTTCACGATCGGGCGCGGCAACGACCTGTGCGTGGCCGCGGCGGCGCAACGTGCCGAGCCGCTGGTGGGACGTGACGTCGACCTGCTGTGCGACGACCTGGGTGCGGTGTACCGGGAGCTGCAATCAGACACCCAGTTGCGTTGGCTGGGGCCGGACAAGGGGGTGATCCACCTTGCGCTGGCCGCGGTCATGAACGCACTGTGGGACCTGGCCGCCCGCGGCGCCGGACTACCGCTGTGGCGACTGCTGTCCGAGATGTCACCCGAACAGCTCGTCCGGGCGGCTGATCTGCGATACCTGAGCGACGTCCTCACCCCGGAGCAGGCGGTGACGATGCTCGCGGCCCGCGAAGGTGGCCGCAAGCAACGGATCGAGGAGCTGGAGGCCACCGGCTATCCCTGCTACACCACGTCGGCGGGCTGGCTCGGGTACTCCGATGCCAAGCTGCGCAGGCTCTGTGAGGAAGCCGTCGCCGACGGCTACAAACATGTCAAGCTCAAGGTCGGCGCCGACCTGGACGACGACATCCGGCGCTGCCGGATCGCCCGCGAGGTGCTCGGTCCGGACGGAAACCTGATGATCGACGCCAACCAGGTCTGGGACGTGCCCGAGGCGATCGACTGGGTGCAGGCGCTGGCCGAGTTCGAGCCGCTGTGGATCGAGGAGCCGACCAGCCCGGACGACATCCTCGGCCACGCGGCGATCCGCAAGGCGGTGGCTCCGATCGGGGTCGCCTCCGGTGAGCACGGCATGAACCGGGTGCTGTTCAAGCAGATGTTCCAGGCCGGCGCCCTCGACTACTGCCAACTCGACGCGGCGCGCCTCGGCAGCGTCAACGAAGTACTCGCGGTCTACTTGCTCGCCGCCTCGTTCGACGTGCCGGTCTGCCCGCATGCGGGCGGCGTGGGCCTGTGCGAGCTCGTCCAGCACCTCGCGATCTTCGACTACGTGGCCGTCTCCGGAAGTCTCGATCGCCGCGTGACCGAGTACGTCGACCACCTGCACGAACACTTCGTCGAGCCGTGTGTCGTCCGGAACGGGGCGTACGTGTTGCCGGACGCACCCGGATACAGTGCCGAGATGTACAGGGCATCGCTCGAGACCTACAGCTTTCCGGACGGCAGCTACTGGGCGCCGCGCCTCGCGGGCGAGCGACCATGA
- a CDS encoding ABC transporter permease, which yields MATLTTVRPPAGEPPARPRRRRERPGITGLRRSLRRHWTLYLIMVVPLVWFAVFKYVPMSNAVLAFKSYNVTKGIWGSPWIGWQNFELFFQNPVFWTLVKNTFVLSVYTVGASFPLAIILALALNEVRNGLFKRTVQLVTYAPYFISTVVVVSMTILVLSPRLGIVNEGLGFFGVPAIDFLGNPDYFRHIYVWSDVWQTTGYSAVIYLAALAGIDPALHEAAKVDGAGRLRRILHVDLPGIMPTAVIILVLAVGNIMAIGFEKAFLFQNPLNLSQSEIIATYVYKTGLLNADFSGATAVGLFNSVINLALLLIVNLIAKRITGNGLWS from the coding sequence ATGGCAACGCTGACAACCGTCCGGCCGCCCGCGGGTGAGCCGCCGGCTCGCCCGAGGCGACGCCGGGAACGGCCGGGAATCACCGGCCTCCGGCGCAGCCTGCGAAGGCATTGGACGTTGTACCTGATCATGGTCGTGCCGTTGGTCTGGTTCGCGGTCTTCAAGTACGTCCCGATGTCGAACGCCGTGCTGGCGTTCAAGAGCTACAACGTGACCAAGGGTATCTGGGGAAGTCCTTGGATCGGCTGGCAGAACTTCGAGCTGTTCTTCCAGAATCCGGTGTTCTGGACGCTGGTGAAGAACACGTTCGTGCTGTCGGTCTACACCGTGGGAGCGAGCTTCCCGCTCGCGATCATCCTGGCGCTGGCGCTGAACGAGGTCCGGAACGGATTGTTCAAGCGGACGGTCCAGCTGGTGACGTACGCGCCGTACTTCATCTCGACGGTGGTGGTCGTGTCGATGACGATCCTGGTGCTGTCGCCGCGGCTCGGGATCGTCAACGAGGGGCTCGGGTTCTTCGGCGTACCGGCGATCGACTTCCTCGGTAACCCGGACTACTTCCGGCACATCTACGTGTGGTCGGACGTGTGGCAGACCACGGGGTACTCCGCGGTGATCTATCTGGCCGCGCTGGCCGGGATCGATCCGGCGCTGCACGAGGCGGCGAAGGTGGACGGCGCGGGCCGGCTGCGGCGGATCCTGCACGTGGATCTGCCGGGCATCATGCCGACCGCGGTGATCATCCTGGTGCTTGCTGTCGGCAACATCATGGCGATCGGCTTCGAGAAGGCGTTCCTGTTCCAGAACCCGCTGAACCTGAGCCAGTCGGAGATCATCGCGACGTACGTCTACAAGACCGGTCTGCTGAACGCGGACTTCAGCGGGGCGACCGCGGTGGGGTTGTTCAACTCGGTGATCAACCTGGCGCTGTTGCTGATCGTGAACCTGATCGCCAAACGGATCACCGGGAACGGACTGTGGTCATGA
- a CDS encoding carbohydrate ABC transporter permease → MTALMGTTSGKRLERRAARARRIREPRTDRVFMFCVYLLLAVFLLVVLLPLLYVVASSFSSPQAVSAGRVLFWPVDFSLRGYHAVFENPQIVQGYLNSLFYTVVGTIVSVTMTIAVAYPLSRRTLVGRNVVMTLILFTMLFTGGLVPTYLVVQSVGLLDTRWALIIPQAIGVWQVIIARTYFRTAIPDELVEASQLDGCGDLRFLWSVVIPLAKPMIAVVALMYAIMQWNSYFDALIYLKSPDLFPLQLVLRNILILNTTSGGAVDASLVIQRQELADLLKYSLIVVASVPVLLIYPFVARYFTKGILIGAVKG, encoded by the coding sequence ATGACAGCTCTGATGGGTACGACGAGCGGCAAGCGGCTCGAACGGCGGGCGGCCCGCGCGCGCCGGATCCGTGAGCCGCGCACGGACCGGGTCTTCATGTTCTGCGTGTACCTGCTGCTGGCGGTGTTCCTGCTGGTCGTGCTGCTGCCGTTGCTGTACGTCGTGGCGAGCTCGTTCAGCAGCCCTCAGGCGGTGTCGGCCGGGCGCGTGCTGTTCTGGCCGGTGGACTTCTCGCTGCGCGGGTACCACGCGGTGTTCGAGAATCCCCAGATCGTCCAGGGCTACCTGAACTCGTTGTTCTACACGGTCGTGGGGACGATCGTCAGCGTCACGATGACGATCGCTGTCGCGTACCCGCTGTCCCGGCGGACGCTGGTCGGCCGGAACGTCGTGATGACGTTGATCCTGTTCACGATGCTGTTCACCGGCGGACTCGTACCGACGTACCTGGTGGTCCAGTCGGTCGGTCTGCTCGACACCCGGTGGGCGTTGATCATCCCGCAGGCGATCGGGGTCTGGCAGGTCATCATCGCCCGTACCTATTTCCGGACAGCGATCCCCGACGAACTGGTCGAGGCGTCGCAGCTGGACGGGTGCGGCGACCTGCGGTTCCTGTGGTCGGTGGTGATCCCGCTGGCCAAGCCGATGATCGCGGTGGTCGCGCTGATGTACGCGATCATGCAGTGGAACTCCTACTTCGACGCGCTGATCTACCTGAAGAGCCCGGATCTGTTCCCGTTGCAGCTGGTACTGCGCAACATCCTGATCCTCAACACGACCAGCGGTGGGGCGGTGGACGCCTCGCTGGTGATCCAGCGCCAGGAACTCGCCGATCTGCTCAAGTACTCGCTGATCGTGGTCGCCAGCGTGCCGGTGCTGCTGATCTACCCGTTCGTCGCCCGCTACTTCACCAAGGGCATCCTGATCGGCGCCGTGAAGGGCTGA
- a CDS encoding extracellular solute-binding protein — translation MNISRRRRAAVAGTSLLALALVACSGGGSNDPGSKPLPTITGNPATTLTVFAPQAADVNLATNDFTKLVQQKLNLTIKWQTTTFDGGPAKEKRQISLASGDYPALYLLIPWVDQFSQADLLKLGTQGVVLPLNQLIDQYAPNIKKALDATPEWKAMATAPDGKIYGMPQWVDCFHCSYQDKLWMNSAWLKKLGLQVPKTTEDMRKVLEAFKTQDPNGNGKADEIPLSASVGNALVPYFMNAFIYDPQGAAANNSSTLVLNNGKVDLQANKDGWREGLRYLNSLYKEGLIDKGAFTQNGDALLQQGNHAGMPILGSATVLHSGEFVNIGSADGRDKQYDAVPPLTGPQGANYTGYNFPSVPGGTFVLTNKATPEQQIAAIKLLDYIFTDPGQINGQFGMEGKAWTKPGAGDVALDKSLKPVFKQIPLKPGSTPRNTGWGALAQYNNTAHFRNSEAISTDIQSQAGYERKLFEATKLYAGHEDKAQIYPFWKVWIDPAQASEVATLQTNIENYVQQNDLQFVTGSKSLDSDWDSYVKGLDSLGLKRYLEIQQTAYDKVPNK, via the coding sequence GTGAACATCAGCAGGCGGAGGCGTGCCGCGGTTGCCGGCACGAGCCTCCTGGCGCTCGCCCTCGTGGCCTGCTCCGGCGGCGGATCGAACGACCCCGGCAGCAAGCCGTTGCCGACGATCACCGGGAATCCCGCGACCACGCTGACCGTCTTCGCGCCGCAGGCGGCCGACGTGAACCTGGCCACGAACGACTTCACCAAGCTGGTACAGCAGAAGCTCAACCTGACGATCAAGTGGCAGACCACGACGTTCGACGGCGGGCCTGCCAAGGAGAAGCGGCAGATCTCGCTGGCCAGTGGGGACTACCCCGCCCTGTACCTGCTGATTCCGTGGGTCGACCAGTTCAGCCAGGCCGATCTGCTCAAGCTCGGCACCCAGGGGGTCGTCCTGCCGCTGAACCAGTTGATCGACCAGTACGCGCCGAACATCAAGAAGGCTTTGGACGCCACGCCGGAGTGGAAGGCGATGGCGACCGCGCCGGACGGCAAGATCTACGGGATGCCACAGTGGGTGGACTGCTTCCACTGCTCCTACCAGGACAAGCTCTGGATGAACTCGGCGTGGCTGAAGAAGCTCGGCCTGCAGGTGCCGAAGACGACCGAGGACATGCGCAAGGTGCTCGAGGCGTTCAAGACCCAGGACCCGAACGGGAACGGCAAGGCCGACGAGATCCCGCTCAGCGCGTCGGTGGGCAACGCCCTGGTCCCGTACTTCATGAACGCCTTCATCTACGACCCGCAAGGTGCTGCCGCCAACAACTCCTCGACGCTGGTGCTGAACAACGGAAAGGTCGACCTGCAGGCGAACAAGGACGGCTGGCGCGAAGGCCTGCGGTACCTGAACTCGCTCTACAAGGAGGGCCTGATCGACAAGGGCGCCTTCACCCAGAACGGGGACGCTCTGTTGCAGCAGGGCAACCATGCCGGCATGCCGATCCTCGGTTCCGCGACGGTGCTGCACTCGGGCGAGTTCGTCAACATCGGGTCGGCGGACGGACGCGACAAGCAGTACGACGCCGTACCGCCGCTGACCGGACCTCAGGGCGCGAACTACACCGGCTACAACTTCCCGAGCGTGCCGGGCGGCACCTTCGTGCTGACGAACAAGGCAACGCCCGAGCAGCAGATCGCGGCGATCAAGCTGCTGGACTACATCTTCACCGACCCGGGCCAGATCAACGGCCAGTTCGGGATGGAGGGCAAGGCCTGGACCAAGCCCGGCGCGGGCGATGTCGCGCTGGACAAGTCGCTGAAACCTGTGTTCAAGCAGATCCCGCTGAAGCCCGGCTCGACGCCGCGGAACACCGGCTGGGGCGCGCTGGCGCAGTACAACAACACCGCGCACTTCCGGAACTCCGAAGCGATCAGCACCGACATCCAGTCGCAGGCGGGGTACGAGCGCAAGCTGTTCGAGGCGACCAAGCTGTACGCCGGCCACGAGGACAAGGCCCAGATCTACCCGTTCTGGAAGGTGTGGATCGACCCGGCCCAGGCCAGCGAGGTCGCGACCCTGCAGACCAACATCGAGAACTACGTGCAGCAGAACGACCTGCAGTTCGTCACCGGCTCGAAGAGTCTCGACTCGGACTGGGACAGCTACGTCAAGGGCCTCGACAGCCTCGGCCTGAAGCGCTACCTGGAGATCCAGCAGACCGCCTACGACAAGGTCCCCAACAAGTAG